In a single window of the Coffea eugenioides isolate CCC68of chromosome 3, Ceug_1.0, whole genome shotgun sequence genome:
- the LOC113765943 gene encoding uncharacterized protein LOC113765943 — protein sequence MWKVLQNCLPVKEVIHKRTGKGDPICEGCGEATETVEHLFFHCPIAEMTWKMAPVKWEGAMLLRDNIWRWWETVIQAEEENQGRDRVNITINLLWQLWKARNKRIFEHRVIEERDVVQVAQQEWLEFEMANEAEERMAKISIQQEQQRRWEPPKAGVIKINTDAAISNQSVRTRKGIIARNWTGN from the coding sequence AGAACAGGGAAAGGAGACCCCATATGTGAGGGCTGTGGGGAGGCAACTGAAACTGTAGAGCATCTGTTCTTCCATTGTCCAATAGCAGAAATGACATGGAAGATGGCACCAGTAAAATGGGAAGGGGCTATGCTGCTTAGGGATAATATATGGAGGTGGTGGGAAACAGTTATTCAGGCCGAGGAGGAAAATCAGGGAAGAGATCGAGTTAACATCACAATCAACCTCCTGTGGCAGCTATGGAAGGCAAGAAACAAACGAATATTTGAACACCGAGTGATAGAAGAGAGAGATGTGGTACAAGTAGCTCAACAGGAATGGCTGGAGTTCGAAATGGCTAATGAAGCTGAGGAGCGAATGGCAAAAATATCAATACAGCAAGAGCAACAGCGCAGATGGGAACCACCAAAGGCAGGGGTGATTAAGATTAACACTGATGCAGCCATCTCAAACCAGTCGGTAAGAACAAGGAAAGGGATCATAGCAAGGAACTGGACTGGGAACTGA